The Ascochyta rabiei chromosome 5, complete sequence genome has a segment encoding these proteins:
- a CDS encoding [Pyruvate dehydrogenase (acetyl-transferring)]-phosphatase, which produces MNSFEQDQNQATPLQFFANKEELDHFLQHHIPDPSQPLKNPQVAQFFSEHFDKLAGGWKMTEKDAVEESIPVTHGCRFKSNEPCEDYFSFGTSPGPGSQPWNYWSIMDGHAGRHTAFYLQWTLIPSLSSALLTLPSYSSPFEIESTIKNTFLRIDQQILDSARTAANWFPAANAAAIAALTPAFSGSCALLAAFDPENSTLRVACTGDSRAVLGRWDASTQSYTTIALSEDQTGFNEAEVKRLAEAHPDEPDIIDPKSGRLMGIAITRAFGDHRWKWDNEFIKTVQAKFWGSSPRPNSKTPPYMTAEPEITETQIVRVEKDDVRQKSDFMIMASDGLWDRISSEHAVECVERWLEAKERGNGEVRNDPKLQANPAQFGNPMIEDPGFTYNAETGEQVDWKATPEYFAIEDENAAVCLARNAMGGTRRGLFMGVLSVPPPMGRYAVDDTTIMVVFFDKLEKEGVAKQAASRGAIGERKSWWTFW; this is translated from the coding sequence ATGAACAGCTTCGAACAAGACCAGAACCAAGCTACACCTCTGCAATTTTTTGCAAACAAGGAAGAGTTGGACCACTTTCTACAACATCACATCCCGGACCCTAGTCAACCCTTGAAGAACCCGCAAGTGGCTCAATTCTTCAGCGAGCATTTTGACAAATTAGCGGGCGGATGGAAAATGACGGAGAAAGACGCGGTAGAAGAGAGCATTCCCGTCACGCACGGCTGTCGATTCAAGAGCAATGAACCTTGCGAAGACTACTTCTCCTTTGGCACCTCCCCCGGCCCTGGCTCCCAGCCCTGGAATTACTGGTCCATAATGGACGGACATGCCGGAAGACACACGGCGTTTTACTTACAATGGACGCTCATCCCGTCCTTGTCCAGTGCCCTGCTAACCCTTCCTTCTTACTCATCGCCCTTCGAGATCGAATCAACCATCAAAAACACCTTCCTCCGAATCGACCAACAAATTCTCGACTCAGCCCGCACAGCAGCAAACTGGTTCCCTGCAGCAAACGCTGCCGCCATCGCCGCCCTAACTCCCGCATTCTCTGGCTCCTGCGCGCTTCTCGCTGCTTTCGATCCTGAGAATTCTACGCTACGAGTAGCCTGCACAGGCGACTCTCGCGCCGTTCTCGGCCGCTGGGATGCCTCAACTCAATCGTACACTACCATCGCGCTCTCCGAAGACCAGACTGGCTTTAATGAAGCTGAAGTCAAGCGCCTGGCAGAAGCACATCCGGATGAACCTGATATTATCGATCCAAAATCTGGTCGCCTAATGGGCATAGCCATAACTCGTGCCTTTGGAGACCATAGATGGAAATGGGACAACGAGTTTATCAAAACCGTACAGGCGAAGTTCTGGGGGTCTTCACCACGGCCCAACTCAAAGACGCCGCCATACATGACTGCTGAACCGGAAATTACAGAGACTCAGATTGTAAGAGTAGAAAAGGACGATGTGCGCCAGAAGAGCGATTTCATGATCATGGCATCCGACGGCCTTTGGGATCGAATCTCGTCTGAGCACGCCGTGGAGTGTGTGGAGCGCTGGTTAGAAGCGAAGGAGCGCGGGAATGGCGAGGTTAGGAACGATCCTAAATTGCAGGCCAACCCAGCCCAGTTTGGCAATCCGATGATTGAGGATCCTGGGTTCACCTACAACGCCGAGACAGGCGAGCAGGTGGACTGGAAGGCTACACCGGAATACTTTGCGATCGAGGACGAAAATGCAGCTGTTTGCCTTGCGCGAAACGCCATGGGTGGAACCCGAAGGGGCTTGTTTATGGGTGTGTTGAGCGTGCCGCCACCGATGGGCCGCTACGCTGTCGACGACACCACCATCATGGTCGTCTTCTTTGATAAGTTGGAGAAAGAGGGAGTGGCAAAGCAGGCTGCGTCGCGGGGAGCGATTGGCGAGAGAAAGAGTTGGTGGACGTTCTGGTAG
- a CDS encoding Photosystem I iron-sulfur center, translating into MASAGRGVAKVLGINVDYRKEADPLENSGASSVSSVDTYVEREPTAIEYLSKFTPSFGAFKRYLRSLFPFLDWIFHYNLTWLFGDVVAGVTVGFVVIPQGMAYALLAKLPAEYGLYTSFVGFILYWAFATSKDITIGTVAVMSTIVGNIVTKVQKEHAHLQAVDIARALSVIAGSVLLFIGLVRLGRLVELIPLVAITSFMTGAAISIGAGQVPALMGISGVNTRGPTYLVIIDTLKGLPRTKLDAAMGLSALFMLYAIRSF; encoded by the exons ATGGCATCAGCTGGGCGCGGCGTGGCCAAGGTCCTTGGTATCAACGTTGACTATCGCAAAGAGGCAGACCCGCTCGAGAACTCGGGCGCTTCGTCGGTGTCTTCAGTCGACACCTATGTTGAGCGGGAGCCTACTGCGATCGAGTACCTCTCCAAGTTCACGCCTTCATTCGGAGCGTTCAAGCGCTATCTCCGCAGCTTGTTTCCCTTCCTTGACTGGATCTTCCACTACAACTTGACATGGCTCTTTGGAGATGTTGTCGCTG GCGTGACTGTTGGCTTTGTTGTCATTCCTCAGGGTATGGCATATGCTTTGTTGGCAAAGTTGCCAGCTGAATACGGTTTGTACACCAGCTTCGTCGGTTTTATCCTTTACTGGGCGTTCGCAACATCCAAGGACATCACCATCGGCACTGTAGCCGTTATGAGCACGATTGTGGGCAACATCGTCACAAAAGTGCAGAAAGAGCATGCCCACCTCCAGGCTGTCGACATCGCTAGGGCGTTGTCGGTCATTGCTGGCTCGGTGCTGCTCTTCATCGGTCTCGTCCGCCTCGGCCGCCTCGTCGAATTGATTCCCCTGGTTGCCATTACTTCGTTCATGACCGGTGCCGCCATCAGTATTGGAGCAGGCCAAGTACCAGCACTCATGGGTATCTCTGGCGTCAACACCCGTGGACCAACCTACCTCGTCATTATCGATACTCTCAAGGGTCTCCCACGGACGAAGCTGGACGCGGCAATGGGCTTGAGCGCCCTGTTCATGCTTTACGCCATCCGTTCATTCTGA